A part of Paraburkholderia largidicola genomic DNA contains:
- a CDS encoding LysR substrate-binding domain-containing protein → MPALNALKAFEVAGRTGSFTRAAELLNVTQSAVSRQVRQLEEQLGETLLQRRHHHLDLTASGRVLLQALQHSFDKIEWTVRSIQEKTHLNRLRVNAPPTFASRWFLPRLGRLHSEHPELELSLSTRLEDNLAESSVLDCAIRFGNGEWEGLDNLLLMNERHIAVCSPALLARQAGNEVIDLNQFTLLHVLAGDNQRYLTWQHWLKAAGIEGVDTSGGFEFDLLDHAIRAAIDGLGITIADRHMIAHELANGQLVQVLNVHVDGHQSYWLVTRPEQGELPHVTVFRDWLQQEVWLTQRSVETSAAARVPLISGH, encoded by the coding sequence ATGCCAGCGCTCAATGCGCTCAAAGCCTTCGAAGTTGCCGGGCGCACGGGCAGCTTCACGCGCGCGGCGGAATTGCTCAACGTCACGCAAAGCGCGGTGAGCCGCCAGGTGCGGCAACTCGAAGAGCAACTCGGCGAAACGCTATTGCAGCGCAGGCATCATCATCTGGATCTGACCGCATCGGGCCGCGTGCTGCTACAGGCCTTGCAGCATTCGTTCGACAAGATCGAATGGACCGTGCGCTCGATTCAGGAAAAGACGCATCTGAATCGCTTGCGGGTGAACGCGCCGCCGACTTTCGCGAGCCGCTGGTTTTTGCCGCGTCTCGGGCGCTTGCACTCCGAACATCCCGAACTGGAATTGAGCCTGTCGACGCGGCTGGAGGACAATCTGGCCGAGTCGAGCGTGCTCGATTGCGCGATCCGCTTCGGCAATGGCGAATGGGAAGGATTGGATAATCTGCTGCTGATGAACGAGCGGCATATCGCCGTGTGCTCGCCCGCGTTGCTCGCGCGCCAGGCGGGCAATGAAGTCATCGATCTCAATCAATTCACTTTGCTGCATGTTTTAGCGGGCGATAACCAGCGTTATCTGACCTGGCAGCATTGGCTGAAAGCGGCGGGCATCGAAGGCGTGGATACGTCGGGCGGTTTTGAATTCGATCTGCTCGATCACGCGATACGCGCTGCCATCGACGGCCTCGGTATCACGATCGCCGATCGTCATATGATTGCGCACGAACTCGCCAATGGACAACTCGTGCAAGTACTGAACGTGCATGTCGACGGACACCAGTCGTATTGGCTCGTGACGCGTCCCGAGCAGGGCGAGTTGCCTCACGTGACGGTGTTTCGCGACTGGCTGCAACAGGAAGTGTGGCTGACGCAGCGCAGCGTCGAAACATCCGCGGCTGCGCGGGTGCCGTTGATCAGTGGTCATTGA
- a CDS encoding diguanylate cyclase: protein MATKSRAGQGKSFVERIYRLRIAGLGLGFFCVASVFALQHRGFVLWSLLVFHGFVWPHVARRAALACEVPFRGERLNLMADSMLGGFWVVAMQFNVLPSVLILAMLSMDNIGAGGLRLFARGVLAHVLGVLAGLVTVGFVFSPMSQMPTILACLPFLIIYPLALGFTSYRLSLKLAQRTRELEHLSRTDGLTRLWNRRHWEGMLADEFERCRANRYASCLLLIDLDHFKRINDTLGHPAGDAVLQAFADLLRSHFRAGDSIGRYGGEEFGVVLPGATLREAHTVAKVLVQRVREKTKEASAECPCTISVGIAQLTDDLPDYHTWLQEVDRSLYQAKATGRDRIVVGGLAPVQEVARG from the coding sequence TTGGCAACGAAAAGCAGGGCCGGGCAAGGGAAGAGCTTTGTCGAGCGCATTTACCGCTTGCGCATTGCCGGGCTGGGGCTTGGCTTCTTCTGCGTCGCTTCCGTTTTCGCGCTACAGCATCGCGGCTTCGTGCTGTGGTCGCTACTGGTGTTTCATGGATTCGTCTGGCCGCATGTCGCGCGCCGCGCGGCGCTTGCCTGCGAGGTGCCGTTTCGCGGCGAACGCCTGAACCTGATGGCCGATTCGATGCTCGGCGGCTTCTGGGTCGTGGCGATGCAGTTCAACGTGCTTCCCAGCGTGCTGATTCTCGCGATGCTCAGCATGGACAACATCGGCGCGGGCGGCCTGCGGCTCTTTGCGCGCGGCGTGCTCGCGCATGTACTCGGTGTGCTGGCGGGGCTCGTGACGGTCGGCTTCGTGTTTTCGCCGATGTCGCAAATGCCGACTATCCTGGCGTGCCTGCCGTTCCTCATTATTTATCCGCTAGCGTTGGGCTTTACGAGTTACCGGTTGTCGCTCAAGCTCGCCCAGCGCACGCGCGAACTCGAGCATCTGAGCCGCACGGACGGCCTGACCCGTCTTTGGAATCGCCGGCATTGGGAAGGGATGCTTGCCGACGAATTCGAGCGCTGCCGCGCAAATCGCTACGCGTCGTGCCTGCTGCTGATCGACCTCGATCACTTCAAGCGGATCAACGACACACTCGGTCATCCCGCCGGCGACGCGGTGTTGCAGGCGTTCGCCGATCTGCTGCGCAGCCATTTCCGCGCGGGCGACAGCATTGGCCGTTATGGCGGCGAGGAGTTCGGCGTCGTGTTGCCGGGCGCGACACTGCGCGAGGCGCATACGGTCGCGAAGGTGCTGGTGCAGCGCGTGAGAGAGAAGACGAAAGAAGCGTCGGCGGAATGCCCGTGCACGATCAGCGTCGGCATTGCCCAATTGACCGACGACTTGCCCGACTATCACACGTGGCTGCAGGAAGTCGACCGCAGTCTTTATCAGGCGAAGGCGACGGGGCGCGACCGGATTGTCGTAGGCGGTCTGGCGCCCGTTCAGGAAGTGGCGCGAGGCTAG
- the aldA gene encoding aldehyde dehydrogenase, producing the protein MRLDRNFVGGQFVEPATDELISVYNPATEAQIAQVSGASREEAVAAVAAAAAAQKSWRKLPAAERATYLHKLADALTDCAPAIGAALALESGKSVADATNEAIYAGQITRYHAEWARRIEGEVIPSDTPDENLVMHREPIGVVACLIPFNYPVYTFMRKIAPALIAGNTVVVRPSNNTPTSAFEIAKAVIRAELPAGVVNILAMSHATAEAVCTHPAVGMITLTGSVGAGRKVLDYCKENIAKPSLELGGKTPAIIEPDADLEKAARELVGSKTTHCGQLCTAIERVYVHESVHDQFVALLKKHMSAVKSGDRRTDASLMGPLVNEVSRQSIHAMVQRAVADGATLETGGVTPEGKGFFYPATLLTNCRQEMEIIREETFGPIMPVVRYSTLDEALQMANDHQFGLSSVLYTENYRTTMKVANNIEAGELYVNRTPADPYQGFHAGWKRSGLGGDDGKHGMLEFTQTRLVVMKY; encoded by the coding sequence ATGCGACTCGACCGGAATTTCGTTGGCGGCCAGTTCGTCGAACCCGCAACGGACGAACTCATCTCCGTCTATAACCCCGCTACCGAGGCGCAGATTGCCCAGGTATCGGGCGCGTCCCGCGAAGAGGCCGTAGCAGCAGTCGCTGCAGCCGCCGCCGCGCAGAAGAGCTGGCGCAAGCTGCCCGCTGCGGAGCGCGCTACTTATCTTCACAAGCTCGCTGACGCATTGACCGACTGCGCGCCCGCCATCGGCGCGGCCCTCGCGCTGGAGTCGGGCAAGAGCGTCGCCGACGCGACCAACGAAGCCATCTACGCCGGCCAGATCACGCGCTATCACGCCGAGTGGGCGCGCCGCATCGAAGGCGAAGTCATTCCCAGCGACACCCCCGACGAGAACCTCGTGATGCATCGCGAGCCGATCGGCGTCGTCGCGTGCCTGATTCCGTTCAATTACCCCGTGTATACGTTCATGCGCAAGATCGCGCCGGCGTTGATCGCGGGTAATACGGTGGTGGTGCGGCCGAGCAACAACACGCCCACTTCCGCATTCGAAATCGCCAAGGCGGTGATCCGCGCCGAATTGCCGGCGGGCGTGGTCAACATTCTCGCGATGAGCCACGCAACGGCGGAAGCCGTCTGCACGCATCCCGCCGTCGGCATGATTACGCTGACGGGCAGCGTCGGCGCCGGTCGCAAGGTGCTCGACTACTGCAAAGAGAACATTGCGAAGCCGTCGCTCGAACTGGGCGGCAAGACGCCTGCCATCATCGAGCCGGATGCGGATCTGGAAAAGGCCGCCCGCGAACTCGTCGGTTCGAAGACGACGCACTGCGGCCAACTTTGCACGGCAATCGAGCGCGTCTATGTCCACGAGAGCGTGCATGACCAGTTCGTCGCGCTGCTGAAAAAGCATATGAGCGCCGTGAAGAGCGGCGACCGCCGCACGGATGCTTCATTGATGGGTCCGCTCGTCAACGAAGTCTCGCGCCAGTCGATTCACGCAATGGTCCAGCGCGCGGTAGCCGATGGCGCAACGCTCGAAACGGGCGGCGTGACGCCTGAGGGCAAGGGCTTCTTCTATCCGGCCACGCTGCTGACGAATTGCCGTCAGGAGATGGAGATCATCCGGGAAGAAACGTTCGGCCCGATCATGCCCGTCGTGCGCTACAGCACGCTCGACGAAGCACTGCAGATGGCCAACGACCACCAGTTCGGTTTGTCGTCGGTGCTCTACACCGAGAACTACCGCACCACGATGAAGGTCGCGAACAACATCGAAGCGGGCGAACTCTACGTGAACCGCACGCCTGCCGATCCGTACCAGGGCTTCCACGCAGGCTGGAAACGCTCGGGTCTCGGCGGCGACGACGGCAAGCACGGCATGCTCGAATTCACGCAGACGCGTCTGGTCGTCATGAAGTACTGA
- a CDS encoding H-NS histone family protein produces MATLEIIQARIKKLQTQAETLIAQGAQGALDQIRELMIKHGLTTEDIERRAKARRERERKARLGVSSGKAGVASAAKGKLPPKYRDPKTGATWSGHARPPAWIKNVKDRTKFLIDAAAAAAEPVVTAKAATKKAAAKKAVTVKSAARKVAKKASAAGAKAAVKKVAAKKATAKSAGKKTAAKKVAAKKVAAKKVAAKSAAPTAGKRVIAKKAAAKKPGASKAPAKKAAAKKAAAKKAAVKSVAPVVETPVTVQTPAPATGEA; encoded by the coding sequence ATGGCTACATTGGAAATCATCCAGGCACGTATAAAGAAACTGCAGACCCAGGCCGAAACGCTCATTGCTCAAGGCGCGCAAGGTGCGTTGGACCAGATCCGTGAACTGATGATCAAGCACGGTCTCACGACGGAAGACATCGAGCGTCGCGCAAAGGCACGGCGCGAACGCGAGCGCAAAGCGCGTCTTGGTGTCAGTAGCGGCAAGGCGGGTGTTGCATCGGCCGCAAAAGGCAAATTGCCGCCCAAGTATCGCGATCCCAAGACGGGGGCAACGTGGAGCGGTCATGCCCGGCCGCCGGCATGGATCAAGAACGTGAAAGACCGTACCAAGTTTTTGATCGATGCTGCTGCGGCTGCAGCAGAACCCGTGGTGACTGCAAAGGCTGCTACCAAGAAGGCGGCGGCGAAGAAAGCTGTAACAGTGAAGTCGGCGGCTCGCAAGGTTGCGAAAAAGGCATCGGCGGCAGGCGCAAAAGCCGCTGTGAAGAAAGTCGCGGCGAAGAAAGCCACCGCGAAATCCGCCGGCAAGAAGACGGCTGCTAAAAAGGTTGCTGCGAAAAAGGTTGCTGCGAAAAAGGTTGCTGCGAAGTCTGCCGCGCCGACTGCCGGCAAGCGCGTCATTGCGAAGAAAGCCGCTGCAAAGAAGCCGGGCGCGAGCAAGGCGCCTGCGAAAAAGGCCGCTGCAAAGAAGGCCGCCGCAAAGAAGGCCGCCGTGAAAAGCGTTGCGCCCGTCGTCGAAACGCCGGTGACAGTGCAGACGCCAGCGCCCGCGACGGGCGAGGCTTGA
- a CDS encoding VTT domain-containing protein: MEHAYVQLLHLLAGHTAWTLVVVFLAAFLEAVAIIGTFVPGSTAMFIAGALVGTGTLNLGWLFASAIVGAVAGDGMSYWFGRRYKDTISKLWPFSTHPGLLESGQKYFDKHGAKSVVFARFAAPLRAIVPVVAGMLEMPPMRFYAMNVLSALLWAPAHILPGVVFGASIQLAGAVSFRLVAALAIVAAIVWVCFWVMRVVVSHARAWAGASRSGLVKWARDHEAPYGKLVYRIVDPERAAIGLLVGISVFVLVCAGIFFGVMQDVVSGDPLVQVDMSFYRFLQSAQAPWIGEALARASTLGSVPTLAALVIASTIMIAFEKRWRMLIYWLIAVIFSQVLIFAIQVIVPHAPPAAAPSDLYAFPSNHVAASVTVYGFLAFVVARRVGMLTGIAVTALASLIVIAVAFAGLYSGRFAFSDAVGGAAFAAVWVAVVALTAVWRHPEAPPAREYMPAVLLIVLCASVGLQIALGRQPDAEPQVRQRPPVVVTQAQWTDSLWKQFPCYRSDMKGDRREPITVQWTADRQQIVAQLRSRGWLEGTRFNARSLFSLVSPDVPVMDLPVLPKLNDGEPSTLVFSRQRARSDERDVLRFWRTGYAVARRNGMTPAPIWLGSLVHERLLRPSWPFNVLRTDRQLDPLISPKSVSGEWRELELSSSMGCTDIPVTLIASTER, translated from the coding sequence ATGGAGCACGCGTACGTCCAGCTTCTGCACCTGCTTGCAGGCCACACTGCGTGGACGCTGGTCGTGGTTTTTCTTGCTGCGTTTCTCGAAGCCGTCGCGATCATCGGCACCTTCGTGCCGGGTAGTACAGCGATGTTTATCGCCGGCGCGCTGGTCGGCACGGGCACACTGAATCTCGGCTGGCTCTTTGCGAGCGCGATCGTGGGCGCCGTGGCGGGCGACGGCATGAGCTACTGGTTCGGCCGTCGCTATAAAGACACGATCAGCAAACTCTGGCCGTTCAGCACGCATCCGGGGCTGCTCGAAAGCGGTCAGAAGTATTTCGACAAACATGGCGCGAAGAGCGTCGTATTTGCGCGCTTCGCCGCACCGCTTCGCGCAATCGTCCCCGTCGTCGCTGGCATGCTCGAAATGCCGCCCATGCGCTTCTACGCGATGAACGTGCTGTCCGCGTTGCTGTGGGCGCCCGCGCATATTCTTCCCGGCGTCGTATTCGGTGCGTCCATCCAACTGGCGGGCGCGGTGTCGTTCCGTCTCGTCGCGGCGCTGGCGATCGTCGCGGCCATCGTATGGGTGTGCTTCTGGGTGATGCGCGTGGTCGTCTCGCACGCCCGCGCATGGGCGGGTGCATCGCGCAGCGGCCTCGTGAAGTGGGCGCGCGATCACGAAGCGCCGTATGGCAAGCTGGTCTATCGGATCGTCGATCCCGAGCGAGCAGCTATCGGCCTGCTGGTTGGCATTTCGGTTTTCGTGCTGGTGTGTGCAGGGATTTTCTTTGGCGTCATGCAGGACGTCGTGTCGGGCGATCCGCTGGTTCAGGTCGACATGTCGTTCTATCGCTTCCTGCAATCGGCGCAGGCGCCGTGGATCGGCGAAGCGCTCGCGCGCGCCTCGACGCTCGGCAGCGTTCCGACGCTCGCCGCGCTGGTCATTGCGTCGACCATCATGATCGCCTTCGAGAAACGCTGGCGCATGCTGATCTATTGGCTCATCGCAGTGATCTTCTCGCAGGTGCTGATCTTCGCGATTCAGGTGATCGTGCCGCATGCGCCGCCTGCCGCTGCGCCATCGGACCTCTATGCGTTTCCCAGCAATCACGTCGCCGCGAGCGTCACGGTGTATGGCTTTCTTGCGTTCGTCGTGGCGCGCCGCGTCGGCATGCTGACGGGCATCGCCGTCACCGCGCTCGCGAGCCTGATCGTGATCGCCGTCGCGTTCGCGGGCCTGTATTCCGGGCGTTTCGCATTCTCCGATGCCGTAGGCGGCGCAGCATTCGCGGCCGTGTGGGTCGCTGTCGTCGCGCTGACGGCCGTATGGCGGCATCCCGAAGCGCCGCCCGCTCGCGAGTACATGCCTGCCGTTTTGCTGATCGTGTTGTGCGCGAGCGTCGGCTTGCAGATCGCCTTGGGGCGTCAGCCGGATGCTGAACCGCAGGTGCGCCAGCGGCCGCCCGTGGTCGTGACGCAGGCGCAATGGACAGACTCGCTGTGGAAGCAGTTCCCCTGCTATCGCTCCGACATGAAGGGCGACCGGCGCGAACCGATCACCGTGCAATGGACGGCCGACCGGCAGCAGATCGTCGCGCAACTGCGCAGCCGAGGTTGGCTCGAGGGCACGCGTTTCAATGCGCGCAGCCTGTTCTCGCTCGTGTCGCCCGATGTGCCCGTGATGGATCTGCCCGTGTTGCCCAAGCTCAACGACGGCGAACCGTCGACTCTCGTCTTCAGCCGTCAGCGCGCCCGCAGCGACGAACGCGACGTGCTGCGCTTCTGGCGCACGGGCTATGCCGTTGCGCGTCGCAACGGCATGACGCCCGCACCGATCTGGCTCGGCTCGCTCGTGCATGAGCGTCTGCTACGCCCGTCGTGGCCGTTCAATGTGCTGCGCACCGACAGGCAACTCGATCCGCTCATTTCGCCAAAATCGGTTAGCGGCGAATGGCGCGAGCTCGAATTGTCGAGCAGCATGGGATGCACCGACATTCCCGTCACGCTGATTGCATCCACGGAACGTTAA
- a CDS encoding VTT domain-containing protein: MVDFNPSAISTWGAAVVFLNVLLTRLGIPVPAVPVLLLAGTAIANGHLSFWHVLTAALAAALIGDGIWFTAGRMLGRRLIHALARLSAAVETRVRKARALFMRFGPAIVSVSKFVPGLAIITPPLMGTTRVGVVIFFAWDAVGIVAWATFWLLGGAIFERQLSLLIHEVRAHGWTIIDVLTAIAASYLAFRFVQRWRLQRPLSLAAVSPEQIDALMRPDKPPIVLDARPEHMKQQTPQPIPGALPLDVHSPGTIDAALLARDVVVYCVCADGVTARTLSQQMRSAGFTRIRALRGGLDAWERRGYTVEPLTEPDNATAQPRREKSHALPQERGITLRGIAPRGAVSG, encoded by the coding sequence TTGGTCGATTTCAATCCGTCGGCAATTTCTACATGGGGCGCAGCCGTCGTCTTCCTGAACGTGCTGCTCACGCGCCTCGGCATTCCCGTGCCTGCCGTCCCCGTACTGCTGCTCGCGGGTACGGCGATTGCCAACGGCCATCTGTCCTTCTGGCATGTACTGACAGCAGCACTTGCCGCCGCGCTGATTGGCGACGGGATATGGTTTACGGCGGGCCGCATGCTCGGACGCCGGCTGATCCATGCGCTAGCGCGGCTGTCGGCCGCTGTCGAAACGCGCGTGCGCAAGGCGCGTGCCCTCTTCATGCGCTTTGGACCGGCAATCGTGTCGGTCTCGAAGTTCGTCCCGGGACTTGCCATCATCACGCCGCCGCTAATGGGCACCACGCGCGTCGGCGTGGTCATCTTCTTCGCGTGGGACGCCGTCGGTATCGTCGCTTGGGCAACGTTCTGGCTGCTCGGCGGCGCGATATTCGAACGGCAGCTGAGCTTGCTGATTCACGAAGTGCGGGCACATGGCTGGACGATCATCGATGTGCTGACCGCTATCGCCGCGAGCTATCTGGCGTTCCGCTTCGTGCAGCGGTGGCGCCTGCAGCGGCCGCTGTCGCTTGCGGCTGTCTCGCCGGAGCAGATCGACGCGTTGATGCGTCCCGACAAGCCGCCCATCGTGCTCGACGCCCGCCCCGAGCATATGAAACAACAGACGCCGCAGCCCATTCCTGGTGCGCTGCCGCTCGATGTGCATTCACCCGGCACGATCGACGCCGCCTTGCTGGCGCGCGATGTCGTTGTCTATTGCGTCTGCGCCGACGGCGTCACGGCAAGAACGCTGTCGCAGCAGATGCGCAGCGCAGGCTTTACGCGGATTCGCGCGCTAAGAGGCGGACTGGACGCGTGGGAACGGCGCGGCTATACGGTCGAGCCCTTGACTGAACCTGACAATGCCACTGCGCAGCCCAGGCGCGAGAAAAGCCATGCGTTGCCGCAGGAACGTGGCATTACCTTGCGCGGCATTGCACCAAGAGGCGCCGTCTCCGGTTAA
- a CDS encoding aspartyl/asparaginyl beta-hydroxylase domain-containing protein: MRWLFIVWFILSVTYVARRGNARFTFGRQLSDHSTFLAPINCLCYLFSPLRAKAYIDENHFPELTPLKANWEVIREEALAVDAAQKISASTNYNDIGFNSFFKTGWRRFYLKWYDAPHPSAQSLCPVTTRLLQDIPTVKAAMFAQLPPGASLVRHRDPYAGSVRYHLGLVTPASPKCYIDVDGQQYYWRDGEAVMFDETFIHYAKNETDVSRIVLFCDVERPMYFRWAAALNRMFSNVVMRAASSPNDAGDRTGFLNRAFKYVYAIRRVGKRLKAWHRPTYYLVKWVLFGSIFAGIIYAL, from the coding sequence ATGCGCTGGCTATTTATCGTCTGGTTTATCTTAAGCGTCACGTATGTAGCAAGGCGCGGCAATGCCCGCTTCACCTTCGGACGCCAACTTTCAGATCATTCGACCTTTCTGGCTCCAATTAACTGCCTGTGCTATCTGTTCTCACCGCTTAGGGCCAAGGCTTATATCGACGAGAATCATTTTCCGGAATTGACGCCCCTCAAGGCAAACTGGGAAGTCATCCGTGAAGAAGCGCTTGCCGTCGACGCTGCGCAGAAAATATCCGCGTCGACCAATTACAACGACATCGGCTTCAATTCATTCTTTAAGACCGGTTGGCGTCGCTTCTATCTGAAATGGTATGACGCGCCGCATCCATCGGCGCAATCGCTTTGCCCCGTGACCACGCGTCTGCTTCAGGACATTCCGACCGTCAAGGCCGCGATGTTCGCGCAATTACCGCCCGGCGCAAGCCTCGTGCGGCATCGCGATCCCTATGCGGGGTCGGTGCGCTATCACCTCGGGCTCGTCACGCCGGCCAGCCCCAAATGCTATATCGACGTGGACGGCCAGCAATACTATTGGCGCGACGGCGAAGCGGTGATGTTCGACGAGACCTTTATCCACTACGCGAAGAACGAGACCGACGTATCGCGCATCGTGCTGTTCTGCGATGTCGAACGGCCCATGTACTTCCGCTGGGCCGCCGCATTGAACCGGATGTTCTCGAATGTCGTGATGCGCGCGGCCAGTTCGCCGAATGACGCAGGCGACCGAACCGGCTTCCTGAACCGCGCATTCAAATATGTGTACGCGATTCGCCGCGTCGGCAAGCGCCTTAAGGCATGGCATCGGCCGACTTACTATCTCGTCAAATGGGTGCTGTTCGGTTCGATCTTCGCCGGCATCATTTACGCGCTGTAA
- a CDS encoding MFS transporter, which translates to MASQPLQTDASTRRSASATDQSGNKAQRYVQLLLLVIAAGAIYPILYLRQVYQPTMLEVFHISESQLGYLYSMLGTIFLLSYLPSGWLADRIAPRLLISFSLVATGLLGLVYSTAPSFNLLLMIFGGWGLSTGLTFWAAVIKRVSMIAGADEQGRFFGFLDGGRGLIEAMLATIAITLFAWLTQTKGEPAAVGFKVVVYMYAFLCIGLGVVLALVKDPSSKAEQSSRAKAAKRSNVIADLITLAKIPELWLVAAIVFCGYQVFWATYSFSAYLHEGEIGLSVVMAGMITTLKLWMRPIGGIGGGFLGDRFSKVTVLIIALFLASLSLIGLVAAPQISSHVMLVFLVLFIGVLTYAIRGLYWSLLDRCNVPVETMGLAIGLISVLGYSPDVFLPLINGYLTQNYPGVHGYQMYFGYVAAVSAVGGCAGLVLRNMLNRKEA; encoded by the coding sequence GTGGCAAGCCAACCTCTTCAAACGGACGCTTCGACGCGCCGTTCCGCCAGCGCAACCGACCAGTCCGGCAACAAGGCACAGCGCTATGTGCAACTGTTGCTGCTCGTCATCGCCGCCGGCGCAATCTATCCGATTCTCTATCTGCGCCAGGTCTATCAGCCGACGATGCTGGAAGTTTTCCACATCAGCGAAAGCCAGCTCGGCTACCTGTATTCGATGCTCGGCACGATCTTTCTGCTGAGCTATCTGCCGAGCGGCTGGCTCGCGGACCGCATCGCGCCGCGCCTGCTGATCAGCTTCTCGCTCGTCGCCACGGGTCTGCTCGGCCTGGTGTATTCGACGGCGCCGTCGTTCAATCTGCTGCTGATGATCTTCGGCGGCTGGGGTCTCTCGACGGGTCTGACGTTCTGGGCGGCCGTCATCAAGCGCGTGTCGATGATCGCGGGTGCGGACGAACAGGGCCGCTTCTTCGGTTTTCTCGACGGCGGCCGCGGGCTGATCGAAGCGATGCTCGCGACGATCGCCATCACGCTGTTCGCATGGCTCACGCAGACGAAAGGCGAACCGGCGGCTGTCGGCTTCAAGGTCGTCGTTTATATGTACGCGTTCCTGTGCATCGGCCTGGGCGTGGTGCTCGCACTGGTGAAGGATCCGTCGTCGAAAGCGGAGCAATCGAGCCGCGCGAAAGCCGCCAAACGCAGCAACGTGATCGCCGATCTGATCACGCTCGCGAAGATTCCCGAACTGTGGCTCGTCGCGGCAATCGTGTTCTGCGGCTATCAGGTGTTCTGGGCGACCTACAGCTTCTCCGCGTATCTGCATGAAGGCGAGATTGGCTTGTCCGTGGTGATGGCGGGCATGATTACGACGCTCAAGCTGTGGATGCGTCCCATCGGCGGCATTGGCGGCGGCTTTCTCGGCGACCGCTTTTCGAAAGTGACCGTGCTGATCATCGCGCTCTTCCTCGCGTCGCTCTCGCTGATCGGCCTGGTCGCTGCGCCGCAGATCAGCAGCCATGTGATGCTGGTGTTTCTGGTGCTCTTCATCGGCGTGCTGACGTATGCAATTCGCGGTCTCTACTGGTCGCTGCTCGATCGCTGCAACGTGCCCGTCGAGACGATGGGTCTCGCGATTGGCCTGATTTCGGTACTCGGTTATTCGCCCGATGTTTTCCTGCCGCTCATCAACGGATATCTGACCCAGAACTATCCGGGCGTGCATGGTTATCAAATGTACTTCGGCTACGTGGCCGCCGTATCCGCCGTCGGCGGCTGCGCGGGCCTCGTGCTGCGCAATATGCTTAACAGGAAGGAAGCGTAA